The following are encoded together in the Juglans microcarpa x Juglans regia isolate MS1-56 chromosome 2D, Jm3101_v1.0, whole genome shotgun sequence genome:
- the LOC121250940 gene encoding WD repeat domain-containing protein 83, whose product MSAIDVLPGKEANVLRGHEGAVLAARFNSDGNYCLSCGKDRTIRLWNPHRGIHIKTYKSHGREVRDVHVTPDNSKLCSCGGDRQIFYWDVSTGRVIRKFRGHDGEVNAVKFNEYSSVVVSAGYDRSLRAWDCRSHSNEPIQIIDTFLDSVMSVCLTKTEIIGGSVDGTVRTFDMRIGRELSDNLGQPVNCIAMSNDGNCILASCLDSTFRLLDRSTGELLQEYKGHTCKSYKLDCCLTNNDAHITGGSEDGFIYFWDLVDASVVSSFQAHSSVVTSVSYHPKDNCMITASVDGTIRVWKT is encoded by the exons ATGAGCGCGATTGATGTTCTGCCAGGGAAGGAGGCAAACGTGCTGAGGGGGCACGAGGGTGCAGTTTTAGCGGCCAGGTTCAACAGCGACGGCAACTACTGCCTCAGTTGCGGCAAAGATCGCACCATTCGCCTCTGGAACCCCCACCGTGGGATCCACATCAAGACCTACAAATCCCACGGTCGTGAAGTCCGCGACGTCCATGTCACCCC GGACAATTCGAAGCTTTGTTCTTGTGGTGGTGACCGACAAATCTTTTATTGGGATGTATCAACAGGCCGTGTAATTCGAAAATTCCGTGGCCATGATGGAGAG GTCAATGCTGTAAAGTTCAATGAGTATTCTTCTGTCGTAGTCTCAGCAGGGTATGATCGATCATTGCGTGCTTGGGACTGTAGATCGCACAGCAACGAGCCAATTCAG ATTATTGACACATTTTTAGACAGCGTAATGTCTGTTTGTTTAacaaaaactgaaattattgGAGGAAGTGTTGATGGGACTGTTCGAACATTTGACATGCGCATTGGTAG AGAATTATCAGACAACTTGGGTCAACCAGTCAACTGTATTGCAATGTCAAATGATGGTAACTGCATATTAGCCAGTTGCTTAGATTCTACATTCCGTCTTCTGGACAG ATCTACTGGTGAACTCTTGCAAGAATATAAAGGCCATACTTGTAAG TCCTACAAACTGGACTGCTGCCTCACCAACAATGATGCCCATATAACTGGTGGATCTGAGGATGGCTTCATTTATTTCTGGGATCTGGTGGATGCATCAGTGGTTTCAAGTTTCCAAGCGCATTCGTCAGTG GTGACAAGTGTGAGTTACCATCCAAAGGACAACTGTATGATAACTGCCTCTGTTGACGGCACCATTCGTGTTTGGAAGACATGA